In a single window of the Pocillopora verrucosa isolate sample1 chromosome 4, ASM3666991v2, whole genome shotgun sequence genome:
- the LOC131774671 gene encoding E3 ubiquitin-protein ligase TRIM45 isoform X1, with protein MEALLENLVKHVTCPICLDTYTDPKTIACFHTFCCECLKRHALATQKQGRYRCPECQADLDIPEGNRFTDLPSSFQHNNLLNLLAVRRNSEGSAVDCSICRKNSAETSYCFDCQKFMCCDCVKAHELFRTTAFQGHKVTLLKQFKTEDYEALLRRPSFCSQKQHEREVMKFYCLDCQSCICQICNDTDHRSHDVVPLDEAADAEKAKIMSEVEAMKKGKEACTEILQQMEKNKQDFETSIAAAKQRVSQATEKMIARVKALESEAMTSLENTRASRMEKLTSARESAQSLVRQINQTVEFGNDLQQRRPTSDVEQSKKYLEERLKELSQTQVPTVSVSPFVQFVPAWSPEDLSLGFATINIDGNESTLESQSFHAGEEAVISIYPELQKGKFRNKKHKAQAEAHIEPAEQIAEGSLKICEKENGTFQVKFVAKFPGTYKVNVIINGETLTQCPLTVLVMEPGKTS; from the coding sequence ATGGAGGCACTTCTGGAAAACCTCGTCAAACATGTTACATGTCCGATTTGCTTGGATACCTACACGGACCCAAAGACTATAGCTTGTTTTCATACCTTCTGCTGTGAATGCTTGAAAAGACATGCTCTGGCAACTCAAAAACAGGGGCGCTATCGATGCCCCGAGTGCCAAGCAGACCTTGACATCCCCGAAGGAAATCGTTTCACCGATTTGCCAAGCAGTTTTCAACACAATAACTTATTGAATCTTCTTGCTGTTCGACGAAATAGTGAAGGAAGTGCGGTAGATTGTAGTATATGTCGGAAAAACAGCGCCGAAACGAGCTACTGCTTTGATTGCCAGAAATTTATGTGCTGTGATTGCGTTAAAGCTCACGAATTGTTCCGCACAACTGCGTTTCAAGGGCACAAAGTGACGCTTTTGAAACAGTTTAAAACTGAAGACTACGAAGCCTTGTTAAGACGGCCGTCATTTTGCTCGCAGAAGCAGCACGAGCGAGAAGTAATGAAGTTTTACTGTCTTGATTGTCAAAGCTGTATTTGTCAAATTTGTAACGACACGGACCACAGAAGCCACGATGTCGTGCCGCTTGATGAGGCAGCAGACGCCGAAAAAGCCAAAATCATGTCCGAAGTTGAGgcgatgaaaaaaggaaaagaggcTTGCACTGAAATTCTTCAACAAATGGAGAAGAATAAACAAGACTTCGAAACTAGCATAGCTGCTGCGAAACAGCGAGTTTCGCAAGCAACGGAAAAAATGATCGCGAGGGTTAAAGCACTCGAGAGTGAAGCCATGACATCCCTCGAGAATACGCGCGCGTCGAGGATGGAGAAACTGACTTCAGCAAGGGAATCTGCCCAGTCTTTGGTCAGGCAAATAAACCAAACAGTTGAGTTCGGTAACGACTTGCAGCAGAGAAGACCAACCTCAGACGTcgaacaaagcaaaaagtatCTGGAAGAGCGATTAAAAGAGCTTAGTCAAACCCAAGTACCAACAGTTTCCGTCAGTCCGTTTGTTCAATTTGTTCCAGCATGGTCACCTGAAGATTTGAGCCTTGGATTCGCAACAATCAATATAGATGGAAATGAATCAACGTTGGAAAGCCAAAGTTTCCACGCTGGTGAAGAAGCGGTGATATCGATTTATCCCGAACTGCAAAAAGgtaaattcagaaataaaaagCACAAAGCTCAGGCTGAAGCTCACATAGAACCCGCTGAGCAGATAGCTGAGGGAAGCCTGAAAATCTGCGAAAAAGAAAACGGAACTTTTCAAGTTAAATTTGTAGCGAAATTTCCGGGTACCTATAAAGTCAACGTTATAATAAACGGCGAAACCCTTACTCAATGCCCTCTCACCGTGTTGGTAATGGAACCGGGAAAGACAAGTTGA
- the LOC131774665 gene encoding LOW QUALITY PROTEIN: tubulin polyglutamylase ttll6 (The sequence of the model RefSeq protein was modified relative to this genomic sequence to represent the inferred CDS: inserted 3 bases in 3 codons), with the protein MADNELEGEISDNESDLSLRGESECEGEDSGGEDVREPVTGTTSDDRAATPKKSKAKKKKKKWMNVCLTNCKYESVRRVSKRFGMKEVGEDEDWALFWTDCSVALERCMDMKRYQKINHFPGMSEICRKDLLARNMNRLWKQFPKEYAVFPKTWCLPADYGELQAYCRQKKNKTFILKPDSGSQGKGIFLTKNPKDIKPGEHMVCQQYVSKPFLIDGFKFDLRVYVLVTSCDPLRIFVYEDGLGRFATLKYMEPSNHNVDDTCMHLTNYAVNKHSKDFIRDEETGSKRRITTVNRWFTDNGYDVKEIWASIEDAIIXTLITAHPILKHNYRTCFPNHNKGSXCFEILGFDILLDKKLKAWVLEVNHSPSFTTDSPLDKEIKEGLMLDALTLLNFGACDRRKILEEDKKRVRDRLLQKQRPKENKRDDFENQSQYIEWLKKYEDSHMGKYRRIYPEGNEEKYAVYFENSCSLFQETAASKARIECARVQREQIMAKQQEMENARLKNSGRAPKGSKDGLRPESPHSRRPRRPPVRKMVQPGKPKFEVGRRTGQEQTDTTKPMTISEEEELERITSLLQRDNLIRGLGVVELVYKLLHCTPGTGGPQKNCSLHHSNTYKDSSSKGSSVGGREIGGSLGDKHSAMYGSMGLLSASGAVAAVNNTVAAQLSRFQTYQPASLSAVMNLKSINQQATLLRNDRRALASVGIVPSAPTGLPKHRYGSRKLSTSGRAVNGNPDYDWRSGSTTGIEASSLAYSLIDPRLDNQXNTSLRRRSLSATGLKTCGDSTQGTRVVNPRVLAAGGVAGSQTNLSSPGVVSPGVNAQQYMCSMYAFPNVLKVAPQPQNGMNLSVISGPAPVNYRPSPASSSISAEQSSSSQKFTGSPSALMRSTKAQRARGATNNMRLKQLELRENHAVALS; encoded by the exons ATGGCTGATAATGAACTTGAGGGTGAAATCAGTGACAACGAGAGTGATTTGAGCCTTCGGGGAGAGAGCGAATGTGAAGGCGAAGATAGCGGTGGGGAAGATGTTCGGGAACCCGTTACTGGAACGACATCAGACGATCGAGCCGCTACTCCTAAGAAATCAAAGgccaagaagaagaagaaaaa ATGGATGAATGTGTGCTTGACTAACTGCAAGTATGAAAGTG TTCGCAGGGTATCGAAACGATTTGGCATGAAGGAGGTTGGTGAAGATGAAGATTGGGCTTTGTTCTGGACAGATTGCTCTGTTGCTTTGGAACGTTGTATGGACATGAAACGTTACCAG aaaataaatcattttcctGGTATGAGTGAGATTTGTCGCAAGGATCTTCTGGCAAGAAACATGAACCGTTTATGGAAACAGTTTCCCAAGGAGTATGCTGTGTTTCCTAAAACATGGTGCTTGCCAGCAGA TTATGGAGAATTGCAAGCCTACTGTAGacagaagaagaataaaacattTATTCTCAAACCAGATAGTGGTAGCCAAGGAAAGGGTATTTTCCTGACAAAGAATCCAAAG GATATTAAGCCAGGTGAACACATGGTTTGTCAGCAGTATGTTTCCAAGCCTTTTCTTATCGATGGATTTAAGTTTGATCTGAGGGTGTATGTGCTGGTTACATCTTGTGATCCTCTGAGAATATTTGTTTATGAGGATGGCCTGGGAAGATTTGCTACTTTAAAGTACATGGAACCAAGTAACCACAATGTG GATGACACTTGCATGCACCTTACAAACTATGCTGTAAACAAACACAGCAAAGATTTTATCAGAGATGAAGAAACTGGGAGCAAAAG aCGGATAACAACAGTAAACAGGTGGTTTACGGACAATGGTTATGATGTCAAAGAAATCTGGGCATCAATAGag GATGCTATTA AAACTTTAATCACAGCCCATCCAATACTGAAACACAACTACAGGACCTGTTTTCCAAACCACAACAAGGGCA GCTGTTTTGAAATCCTAGGCTTTGATATTCTGCTTGATAAAAAGTTGAAAGCTTGGGTTTTAGAG GTAAACCATTCCCCAAGTTTTACCACTGACTCACCCCTTGATAAAGAAATCAAAGAGGGACTGATGTTGGACGCCCTCACTCTTCTTAATTTTGGGGCATGTGATCGCCGCAAGATACTCGAGGAAGACAAAAAGAGAGTACGGGACAGACTTCTACAGAAACAGAGGCCTAAAGAGAACAA gagagatgattttgaaaaccaaTCACAGTATATTGAGTGGTTGAAGAAGTATGAAGACAGTCACATGGGTAAATACAG ACGTATTTACCctgaaggaaatgaagaaaaatatgcTGTGTATTTCGAGAACAGTTGTTCTTTGTTTCAAGAGACGGCAGCCTCCAAGGCTCGAATAGAGTGTGCCAG GGTTCAACGTGAACAAATCATGGCCAAACAACAAGAAATGGAGAATGCAAGGCTCAAAAACAGTGGGAGGGCTCCCAAGGGATCCAAAGATGGTCTTAGGCCAGAGAGTCCTCATAGTCGAAGGCCAAGAAGGCCTCCGGTTAGGAAGATGGTCCAACCTGGTAAACCAAAATTTGAG GTTGGCAGAAGAACTGGCCAGGAGCAAACGGACACCACCAAACCAATGACGATATCAGAGGAAGAAGAATTGGAGAGAATCACTTCCCTTCTTCAGCGGGATAATCTGATAAGAGGGCTGGGTGTGGTCGAGTTGGTGTACAAACTGTTACACTGCACACCCGGAACTGGAGGGCCACAGAAAAACTGCTCTTTACATCACTCG aaCACCTATAAAGACTCGTCTTCCAAAGGTAGCTCTGTTGGCGGCCGTGAGATAGGAGGCAGCCTGGGTGACAAACATTCGGCCATGTATGGCTCTATGGGATTGCTGTCAGCATCTGGAGCAGTAGCCGCTGTTAACAATACAGTCGCAGCTCAGTTGTCTCGGTTCCAGACCTATCAACCCGCTTCTCTGTCTGCTGTTATGAATTTGAAATCCATCAATCAACAAGCCACTTTATTACGAAACGATCGTCGTGCTCTTGCGTCAGTCGGTATAGTACCATCAGCTCCCACGGGGTTGCCAAAACACAGATACGGCTCAAGAAAACTTTCCACAAGTGGCAGAGCAGTTAACGGCAATCCAGATTACGACTGGAGATCAGGATCAACGACTGGTATCGAGGCCAGTAGCCTTGCTTATAGTTTGATTGATCCTAGACTCGATAACC CCAACACCTCGCTCAGACGCCGGTCTTTGAGCGCTACAGGGCTTAAAACTTGTGGTGATTCCACTCAAGGAACACGCGTGGTGAATCCGCGCGTTTTGGCAGCGGGTGGCGTGGCAGGGTCACAGACTAATCTCTCCAGTCCAGGAGTAGTGTCGCCTGGTGTTAATGCACAGCAGTATATGTGTTCGATGTACGCGTTTCCCAACGTGCTTAAAGTGGCACCGCAGCCTCAAAATGGAATGAATTTATCTGTGATATCTGGCCCGGCGCCCGTCAATTATCGACCAAGTCCAGCCAGTAGTAGTATATCAGCCGAACAGTCTAGCTCGTCCCAGAAGTTTACAGGATCGCCATCAGCGCTCATGAG GTCAACTAAAGCTCAAAGAGCCCGCGGAGCTACCAACAATATGCGCCTGAAG CAACTTGAACTCCGTGAGAATCATGCAGTAGCCTTGAGCTAA
- the LOC131774671 gene encoding E3 ubiquitin-protein ligase TRIM56 isoform X2: protein MEALLENLVKHVTCPICLDTYTDPKTIACFHTFCCECLKRHALATQKQGRYRCPECQADLDIPEGNRFTDLPSSFQHNNLLNLLAVRRNSEGSAVDCSICRKNSAETSYCFDCQKFMCCDCVKAHELFRTTAFQGHKVTLLKQFKTEDYEALLRRPSFCSQKQHEREVMKFYCLDCQSCICQICNDTDHRSHDVVPLDEAADAEKAKIMSEVEAMKKGKEACTEILQQMEKNKQDFETSIAAAKQRVSQATEKMIARVKALESEAMTSLENTRASRMEKLTSARESAQSLVRQINQTVEFGNDLQQRRPTSDVEQSKKYLEERLKELSQTQVPTVSVSPFVQFVPAWSPEDLSLGFATINIDGNESTLESQSFHAGEEAVISIYPELQKETVGESLFCHRNRKKFRF, encoded by the exons ATGGAGGCACTTCTGGAAAACCTCGTCAAACATGTTACATGTCCGATTTGCTTGGATACCTACACGGACCCAAAGACTATAGCTTGTTTTCATACCTTCTGCTGTGAATGCTTGAAAAGACATGCTCTGGCAACTCAAAAACAGGGGCGCTATCGATGCCCCGAGTGCCAAGCAGACCTTGACATCCCCGAAGGAAATCGTTTCACCGATTTGCCAAGCAGTTTTCAACACAATAACTTATTGAATCTTCTTGCTGTTCGACGAAATAGTGAAGGAAGTGCGGTAGATTGTAGTATATGTCGGAAAAACAGCGCCGAAACGAGCTACTGCTTTGATTGCCAGAAATTTATGTGCTGTGATTGCGTTAAAGCTCACGAATTGTTCCGCACAACTGCGTTTCAAGGGCACAAAGTGACGCTTTTGAAACAGTTTAAAACTGAAGACTACGAAGCCTTGTTAAGACGGCCGTCATTTTGCTCGCAGAAGCAGCACGAGCGAGAAGTAATGAAGTTTTACTGTCTTGATTGTCAAAGCTGTATTTGTCAAATTTGTAACGACACGGACCACAGAAGCCACGATGTCGTGCCGCTTGATGAGGCAGCAGACGCCGAAAAAGCCAAAATCATGTCCGAAGTTGAGgcgatgaaaaaaggaaaagaggcTTGCACTGAAATTCTTCAACAAATGGAGAAGAATAAACAAGACTTCGAAACTAGCATAGCTGCTGCGAAACAGCGAGTTTCGCAAGCAACGGAAAAAATGATCGCGAGGGTTAAAGCACTCGAGAGTGAAGCCATGACATCCCTCGAGAATACGCGCGCGTCGAGGATGGAGAAACTGACTTCAGCAAGGGAATCTGCCCAGTCTTTGGTCAGGCAAATAAACCAAACAGTTGAGTTCGGTAACGACTTGCAGCAGAGAAGACCAACCTCAGACGTcgaacaaagcaaaaagtatCTGGAAGAGCGATTAAAAGAGCTTAGTCAAACCCAAGTACCAACAGTTTCCGTCAGTCCGTTTGTTCAATTTGTTCCAGCATGGTCACCTGAAGATTTGAGCCTTGGATTCGCAACAATCAATATAGATGGAAATGAATCAACGTTGGAAAGCCAAAGTTTCCACGCTGGTGAAGAAGCGGTGATATCGATTTATCCCGAACTGCAAAAAG AAACAGTTGGTGAAAGTCTGTTTTGCCATCGAAACAGGAAGAAGTTTCGATTCTAG
- the LOC131774674 gene encoding major facilitator superfamily domain-containing protein 12-like, translated as MADEQSHVLSVNRAIVDQRRQPLTWRTRICFGVGHVLNDLCASMWFTYLLIYLHKVIKFSNASAGTLLLIGQVADALCTPLVGIESDKTGRFKYGRRKIWNLVGVASVTLSFPFVFNPCLGCENSEHWAQFIYYTPFIVIFQFGWAASQISHLSLIPELTDDEHEKCGLNAIRYAATGSCNIFVFVITWVFLETIDVNSDSNQLGTGDATAFTYVVFIVVGTGVFFTVVFHLGVKEPSRDCSVEFATQSSKRSAANWRAWFREPLFYKVGVLYMCVRVIINVTQCYIPMYTLETLDLSKRTIAIMPLVVYLSGLVSTLFTKPLNKCLGRKTVFLGGLFMILGTSVWLWLIPPHSKQMYFASVALGYGGSTLLVTVLTMLADLIGNSVETGAFVYGAMSFLDKMSNGVIIQIIQLLYPKNTDKGSSAGGLYYREVMVFASGVAAVIALLALATPAKKNLDKANQEAHGATSNTWLQSGSWSLVCSSKGPFYASYESPAQLVLRREATEDASESPAFYGSMEL; from the exons ATGGCGGACGAACAAAGCCATGTGCTATCAGtaaatcgggcaattgtggaTCAAAGAAGACAACCACTTACATGGCGAACACGAATTTGTTTTGGAGTGGGACATGTGCTCAATGATTTGTGTGCCTCAATGTGGTTCACCTATCTCCTGATATATCTTCACAaggtgataaaattttcaaacgcGAGCGCTGGAACACTATTGTTGATCGGACAAGTAGCAGACGCTTTGTGCACTCCTCTCGTCGGAATCGAATCAGACAAAACAGGCCGTTTCAAGTACGGACGACGAAAGATCTGGAATTTGGTAGGAGTTGCTTCAGTTACCCTCAGTTTCCCGTTTGTGTTTAACCCCTGTTTAGGCTGCGAGAACTCTGAACATTGGGCGCAATTTATTTACTACACACCGTTCAtagtaatttttcaatttggcTGGGCGGCATCGCAGATATCACATTTGAGCCTGATTCCAGAACTCACAGACGATGAGCACGAGAAGTGTGGTTTGAATGCAATAAG ATATGCAGCCACCGGCTCATGCAAcatatttgtctttgttatcACCTGGGTTTTCTTGGAGACAATTGACGTCAACAGCGATTCAAACCAGCTGGGGACAGGAGATGCAACTGCTTTCACG TACGTGGTGTTCATAGTTGTCGGCACAGGAGTTTTCTTCACGGTTGTCTTTCATCTCGGAGTGAAAGAACCTTCACGTGACTGTAGCGTTGAATTCGCAACCCAGTCCAGCAAACGGTCGGCTGCTAACTGGAGAGCTTGGTTTCGAGAGCCTCTGTTTTATAAG gttggAGTGTTATACATGTGTGTCCGAGTTATCATCAATGTCACACAGTGCTATATCCCGATGTACACCTTAGAGACACTCGATTTATCCAAG CGAACTATTGCTATCATGCCGTTGGTTGTGTACCTGAGTGGACTGGTATCTACACTTTTTACCAAACCGTTGAACAAGTGCCTCGGTAGAAAG ACAGTTTTCCTTGGCGGCCTTTTCATGATACTTGGAACAAG tgtttGGCTTTGGCTTATTCCTCCACACAGCAAACAGATGTACTTTGCTAGTGTGGCGCTAGGCTATGGAGGTTCGACACTGCTGGTGACTGTCTTAACAATGCTGGCGGATCTGATTGGAAACAGCGTT GAAACTGGAGCTTTTGTATATGGAGCGATGAGCTTTTTAGACAAGATGTCTAATGGCGTCATTATACAGATCATTCAATTGCTTTATCCCAAAAATACTGATAAAGG GTCCAGTGCTGGCGGTCTGTATTACAGAGAGGTCATGGTATTCGCTTCGGGAGTGGCAGCGGTTATCGCTCTTTTGGCTCTCGCCACGCCGGCAAAAAAGAACTTAGATAAAGCTAACCAAG AAGCACATGGAGCCACATCCAATACATGGTTACAATCTGGTTCGTGGTCTTTAGTCTGCTCATCAAAGGGTCCATTTTATGCTTCATATGAATCTCCAGCTCAATTGGTTCTAAGGAGAGAGGCAACTGAGGATGCCTCAGAGTCTCCAGCTTTTTATGGTTCTATGGAGCTATGA